The window AAAAAGCATAATATCAAAATTGACAAGCGTAAAATGGAGCTTAATGATGCGATTAGAACGCTTGGTTTTACAAATGTTCCTGTGAAGTTACACAGTGAAGTAACAGCAACATTAAAAGTCCACGCAACAGAACTTAAATAACAGAACTTATATCAGATTGGATTTTCTACCAAAGTTTTAGCATTGAACTTTTATACTACACATGTTAATCTTTATCACATAAGCTCGGCTATTTGCCGGGTTTTCTTTTTGACAAAACTAAGTTTGATATAGAACATGATCTTTTTTGTAAATATTACAAGCGGTTGATTTCCGCGCAAGTTGTAGACTCCTGCGGGATAAGCGGGGGACTGGAGACCCCACAGGCGAAGTCGAGGAGGCTCCAGCCACGCCCGCGGAAAGCGGAGACTTGCGCGGAAATCAACCGTGTCATTTAAAAAGAGTTTTTGACAAAATGATAAATTGTGAAGAAAATATAAGTATAAAATAGATAGGAAATGTTATAAGGGGAAGGGAGGACAAATAAGATGAGTGACCTTTTTGCTGATCGCATACCACCTCAAAATATTGAAGCGGAACAAGCGGTAATTGGTGCTATTTTTCTTGAACCAGCTAGTTTAACTTTAGCATCTGAGTTGCTATTACCTGATGACTTTTATCGTGCTGCCCATCAGAAAATTTATGATGCTATGTTAAATCTAGCGGATAAAGGTGAACCTATTGACTTGGTAACTGTCTCAACGGAGTTAGCAAATCTAAAAATATTAGAAGAAGTTGGTGGCGTATCCTACTTAAGTGATATAGCAAACGCCGTACCGACTGCAGCTAACATTGAATATTACGCTAAAATTGTAGAAGAAAAGTCTATATTACGCCGTTTAATACGTACAGCTACCCATATTGCCCAAGAAGGTTATTCGCGCGAAGATGAGGTTGCTGGTTTATTAAATGAAGCGGAAAAACAAATCTTAGAAGTTTCCCAACGTAAAAATGCAGGTGTTTTCCAAAATATTAAAGATGTATTAGTGAAAACATATGATAATATAGAAACGCTTCATAATCGTAAAGGGGATATAACAGGTATTCCAACTGGCTTTACAGAGTTAGATAGAATGACTGCTGGATTCCAACGTAACGATCTTATTATTGTTGCTGCCCGTCCTTCTGTAGGTAAAACAGCGTTTGCTTTAAATATTGCGCAAAACGTAGGGGTAAAAGCAAAGGAGAACGTGGCGATTTTCAGTTTAGAGATGGGTGCCGAACAGCTAGTAATGAGGATGCTTTGTGCTGAAGGAAATATTAATGCCCAAAACTTACGTACAGGTCAATTAACATCGGAGGACTGGGGTAAATTAACGATGGCGATGGGTAGCTTATCTAATTCAGGTATT is drawn from Bacillus alkalisoli and contains these coding sequences:
- the dnaB gene encoding replicative DNA helicase, coding for MSDLFADRIPPQNIEAEQAVIGAIFLEPASLTLASELLLPDDFYRAAHQKIYDAMLNLADKGEPIDLVTVSTELANLKILEEVGGVSYLSDIANAVPTAANIEYYAKIVEEKSILRRLIRTATHIAQEGYSREDEVAGLLNEAEKQILEVSQRKNAGVFQNIKDVLVKTYDNIETLHNRKGDITGIPTGFTELDRMTAGFQRNDLIIVAARPSVGKTAFALNIAQNVGVKAKENVAIFSLEMGAEQLVMRMLCAEGNINAQNLRTGQLTSEDWGKLTMAMGSLSNSGIFIDDTPGIRVSEIRSKCRRLKQESGLGMILIDYLQLIQGSGRGGGENRQQEVSEISRSLKALARELKVPVIALSQLSRGVEQRQDKRPMMSDIRESGSIEQDADIVAFLYRDDYYDKESENKNIIEIIIAKQRNGPVGTVSLAFVKEYNKFVNLERRFDDEAVPPGA